The following are from one region of the Channa argus isolate prfri chromosome 6, Channa argus male v1.0, whole genome shotgun sequence genome:
- the otol1b gene encoding otolin 1b has product MRIISCQLTLVAVVAVTLTVMSYAEAKTTQKPKYQYTKKPVPQITVLSPVTTSPPKTLKVVLTAKPVELRPLPPTERTTYPSHVYPQHYTESTEPPGVGPENYTLDYNECYFNFCECCPPERGPMGPKGDRGMEGPLGERGLAGAAGLPGPPGVSGPMGLKGNKGDKGDTGKSGTTGPPGITGKPGQKGDVGSKGEKGEVGLQGTKGEKGEKGEPGLNGTVGEKGEPGKEGPAGPPGPVLELGPKGDKGDKGECGLFGERGPKGDRGDPGPPGTPGGMGIPGINGKHGSPGPVGARGDPGHPGTRGEQGVSGPQGPQGIRGMPGPKGDRGYHGMRGERGIRGLKGAKGTGVPQKRSAFSVGISPRKSFPPSGFPIRFDKVFYNEENHFNVTSNSFTCVHAGVYIFSFHITVRNQPLRATLVVNGSRRVRTRDSLYGQEIDQASSLVVLRLAVGDQVWMETLRDWNGAYASSEDDSIFSGFLLYSDNA; this is encoded by the exons ATGAGGATTATCTCCTGTCAGTTGACCCTCGTAGCTGTAGTTGCAGTTACACTCACTGTGATGTCCTACGCTGAAGCTAAGACTACGCAGAAGCCAAAGTACCAGTACACCAAGAAGCCTGTCCCTCAGATCACCGTGCTCAGCCCTGTGACCACAAGCCCACCCAAGACTCTCAAGGTAGTGCTAACTGCAAAGCCTGTGGAGCTCCGTCCACTGCCCCCAACAGAGAGGACAACCTATCCAAGCCATGTCTATCCTCAGCACTACACTGAGAGCACAGAGCCCCCTGGTGTTGGCCCTGAAAACTACACCTTGGATTACAATGAGTGCTACTTCAATTTCTGTGAGTGCTGTCCACCTGAAAGAGGCCCCATGGGACCAAAGGGAGACAGAGGCATGGAAG GTCCACTGGGGGAAAGAGGCCTGGCAGGAGCCGCTGGTTTACCGGGACCACCTGGTGTGAGTGGTCCTATGGGGTTAAAAGGAAACAAGG GGGATAAAGGTGATACAGGAAAGAGTGGGACTACTGGGCCACCGGGAATAACAGGGAAACCTGGACAAAAAG GTGATGTTGGCTCAAAAGGGGAGAAAGGTGAAGTAGGGTTGCAAGGTACCAAGGGTGAGAAAGGGGAGAAAGGTGAACCTGGCCTGAATGGGACTGTTGGTGAGAAGGGAGAACCTGGAAAAGAGGGACCCGCTGGACCTCCAGGACCAGTTCTTGAGCTAGGTCCTAAGGGTGATAAAGGGGATAAAGGTGAATGTGGTCTGTTCGGGGAGAGAGGACCGAAAGGTGACAGAGGGGATCCTGGGCCTCCTGGCACCCCAGGAGGCATGGGCATTCCAGGAATAAATGGTAAGCATGGATCCCCAGGTCCTGTAGGTGCCAGAGGGGATCCAGGACATCCTGGAACACGAGGAGAACAAGGTGTGAGTGGGCCTCAGGGACCACAAGGCATTAGAGGGATGCCTGGGCCAAAAGGGGACAGAGGGTACCATGGGATGAGAGGAGAAAGGGGCATTCGTGGATTAAAAGGAGCTAAGGGAACAGGGGTCCCCCAGAAACGCTCAGCCTTCAGTGTAGGCATCTCTCCAAGAAAGTCCTTCCCTCCTTCTGGCTTCCCAATCCGCTTCGACAAAGTCTTCTACAACGAAGAGAATCACTTCAATGTCACTTCCAACAGTTTTACTTGTGTCCACGCTGGGGTTTACATCTTCTCCTTCCACATCACCGTACGCAATCAGCCACTGCGAGCCACATTGGTGGTCAACGGGTCACGACGGGTAAGGACACGTGACTCTCTGTACGGTCAAGAAATCGACCAGGCGTCCAGTCTGGTGGTGCTTCGTCTGGCAGTAGGTGACCAGGTGTGGATGGAGACACTTAGAGACTGGAATGGGGCTTATGCCAGCAGTGAGGATGACAGCATCTTCTCTGGTTTTCTGCTTTACTCAGATAATGCCTGA
- the LOC137128593 gene encoding rab5 GDP/GTP exchange factor-like isoform X1, producing MMSQRRGIHLDQSELLCSKGCGFYGNTAWQGLCSKCWREENQREKQKQIQEDWALAERLQREEEEAYASRHQRAQSQPTITPFSKFEERKTKEKSSKVNTVTKFFTPSTKTPPKKDATNVEVQSSSSPSSSTSRHSSLDSDHATREFIDFLRPLKPGKEIFKQCRAFTEGMVYKRDMSADELSECVQDFYQNLSERLHSQFKGSTDHVESIMDEVEKYMMTHLYKEVFCPETTDDEKKDLTIQKRIRALHWVTIEMLCVPVDEEIPEVSDSVVKAITDVIEMDSKRVPKEKLACITRCSKHIFNAIKVSKKEAASADDFLPTLIYIVLKANPPRLQSNIQYITRFCNPSRLMTGEDGYYFTNLCCAVAFIEKLDGQSLNLSSEEFELYMSGQVSPQWPQATGAFSCSSSSTALSQVHKRLDLLTGLGERQERVMEKARKLESDLIDWTDEVEQKVQSVLESFPAENQSPTAGTASGTASAAASAIDSDNVENELLPPPLQPQVFAG from the exons ATGATGAGCCAGCGGCGTGGGATCCATCTGGACCAATCAGAGCTGCTTTGCAGTAAAGGATGTGGTTTTTATGGCAACACTGCTTGGCAGGGCCTGTGCTCGAAATGCTGGCGAGAGGAAAATCAGcgtgaaaagcaaaaacagattcAAGAAGACTGGGCACTTGCTGAaag gctgcagagagaggaagaggaagcttATGCAAGCAGACACCAGAGGGCCCAATCACAACCTACCATCACACCCTTTAGCAAATTcgaagaaagaaaaaccaagGAGAAGTCCAGCAAAGTTAACACCGTCACAAAGTTTTTCACTCCTTCCACAAAAACACCACcaaaaaaag ATGCTACCAATGTTGAAGTGCAGTCCAGCTCAAGCCCCAGCTCCTCAACAAGTCGACATTCCTCTTTGGACAGCGACCACGCAACGCGAGAGTTCATTGATTTTCTCAGGCCTCTAAAGCCTGGCAAGGAGATTTTTAAGCAGTGTCGGGCCTTCACTGAGGGCATGGTGTATAAGAGG GATATGAGTGCCGATGAGCTGTCAGAGTGTGTGCAGGACTTCTACCAGAACCTCTCAGAACGCCTGCATTCCCAGTTCAAAG GTTCGACAGATCATGTAGAGAGCATCATGGATGAAGTAGAGAAGTACATGATGACTCACCTCTACAAGGAAGTTTTCTGTCCTGAAACTACAGATGATGAGAAGAAAGACTTGACCATTCAGAAGAGAATCAG AGCATTGCACTGGGTCACCATTGAGATGCTCTGTGTTCCTGTAGATGAGGAGATCCCTGAAGTATCAGACAGTGTAGTCAAAGCCATCACAG ATGTGATTGAAATGGATTCTAAGCGCGTTCCCAAGGAAAAGCTGGCATGCATCACTCGTTGCAGTAAACACATCTTCAATGCTATCAAAGTCAGCAAGAAAGAGGCTGCGTCCGCTGACGACTTCCTCCCAACACTCATCTACATCGTGCTAAAAGCAAACCCCCCACGACTGCAGTCCAACATTCAGTACATCACTCGTTTCTGCAACCCCAGCAGACTCATGACCGGAGAGGATGGTTATTACTTCACTAATCTG TGCTGTGCAGTAGCCTTTATTGAGAAGCTGGATGGTCAGTCTCTGAACCTGAGCTCCGAAGAGTTTGAGCTCTACATGTCGGGCCAGGTGTCCCCACAGTGGCCACAGGCCACTGGAGCCTTCTCCTGTTCCTCAAGCAGCACAGCTCTCAGTCAAGTGCACAAACGGCTGGACCTGCTAACAGGGCTTGGGGAGAGGCAGGAGCGAGTCATGGAGAAGGCTCGCAAGCTGGAGAGTGACCTCATTGACTGGACCGATGAAGTAGAGCAGAAGGTGCAGAGCGTTTTGGAAAGTTTTCCAGCAGAGAACCAAAGCCCAACTGCAGGAACAGCTAGTGGGACAGCatctgcagcagcatcagcaatCGACTCTGATAACGTGGAGAATGAGCTCCTGCCCCCACCCCTGCAACCACAAGTGTTTGCTGGTTGA
- the LOC137128594 gene encoding high affinity immunoglobulin gamma Fc receptor I-like — translation MKPPPCFLQTVSVTMDMLISFLGLLTLPQLVVPQVVPYLTTLQAEVEIVSGESRIFTGESVHLRCSITDKHRSTWRYLWFKGSEELNTSGENYRLERARVKDSGKFYCQGVRDSLVGDIHTSKSLPVEITVDGGWAILQIPNHPTLVGNNLNVRCHVRGNPALHEVVLYKDGVEVMTQTVRKPDLYLTNLSVEDQGMYSCRASWDIERRTRSVISAEVPVQVLEVLSKPILEIATSINLLNKMKLICHVQYNAPAPAHPINYYFYKNNIRLGVATSENHDLVNQIPGQYSCKAKVPMLNLSRSSEPKSFGIVKGGQRQDSRFLWTPPVSSPDLSPPAATEPTAAQHSPDQSMAAPSFIQSTEVSIQPSDPFLNPSKPEPSPLLSTVLSHNQISINVPQESGDMSGDMSSDLAFTEQSVGTSE, via the exons ATGAAACCTCCTCCTTGTTTCTTACAAACTGTATCAGTCACGATGGACATGTTGATTTCCTTTCTTG GGCTTTTAACACTACCACAGCTTGTAGTGCCTCAGG TAGTTCCTTATTTGACTACAttacaggctgaggtggagatTGTATCAGGGGAATCAAGGATCTTCACTGGAGAGAGTGTCCATCTGAGATGTAGCATAACTGATAAGCACAGATCCACCTGGAGATACCTGTGGTTCAAGGGATCTGAGGAGTTAAATACATCTGGGGAGAACTATAGATTGGAGAGGGCCAGAGTTAAGGACAGTGGGAAATTCTATTGCCAGGGAGTGAGGGACTCTTTGGTAGGAGACATACACACCAGCAAAAGTCTGCCTGTGGAGATCACCGTTGATG GAGGGTGGGCTATTCTGCAAATCCCAAATCATCCCACTCTTGTTGGAAATAACTTGAATGTCAGGTGTCATGTCCGTGGCAACCCCGCCCTCCATGAAGTGGTTCTGTACAAAGatggtgtggaagtcatgacaCAAACGGTCCGCAAACCAGACTTGTACCTGACCAACTTGTCTGTTGAAGATCAAGGAATGTATTCTTGCAGGGCTTCCTGGGACATAGAAAGACGTACACGCTCTGTAATTTCAGCTGAAGTTCCAGTGCAGGTCTTAG AGGTTCTATCGAAGCCAATTCTGGAGATAGCTACCAGCATAAATCTTCTTAACAAAATGAAACTCATCTGCCACGTCCAATACAACGCTCCTGCCCCTGCCCATCCAATAAACTACTACTTCTACAAGAATAACATTCGACTGGGAGTAGCAACCTCTGAGAACCATGATCTGGTCAATCAGATTCCAGGCCAGTACAGCTGCAAGGCCAAGGTGCCTATGTTGAATCTCTCCAGGTCGAGTGAGCCCAAAAGCTTTGGAATAGTGAAAG GAGGACAACGTCAAGATTCCAGATTCCTATGGACTCCTCCAGTCTCATCCCCAGACCTGTCTCCACCTGCTGCAACTGAACCCACTGCAGCCCAACACTCCCCTGACCAATCCATGGCAGCTCCTTCTTTTATTCAGTCTACAGAAGTGAGCATACAGCCTTCCGATCCTTTCCTGAATCCTTCAAAGCCAGAACCAAGCCCTTTGTTATCTACTGTCCTGTCTCACAACCAAATTTCAATCAATGTACCTCAGGAATCTGGTGATATGTCTGGTGATATGTCTAGTGATTTGGCCTTCACTGAGCAGTCTGTTGGCACCTCAGAGTAA
- the LOC137128593 gene encoding rab5 GDP/GTP exchange factor-like isoform X2 codes for MATLLGRACARNAGERKISVKSKNRFKKTGHLLKGCRERKRKLMQADTRGPNHNLPSHPLANSKKEKPRRSPAKLTPSQSFSLLPQKHHQKKDMSADELSECVQDFYQNLSERLHSQFKGSTDHVESIMDEVEKYMMTHLYKEVFCPETTDDEKKDLTIQKRIRALHWVTIEMLCVPVDEEIPEVSDSVVKAITDVIEMDSKRVPKEKLACITRCSKHIFNAIKVSKKEAASADDFLPTLIYIVLKANPPRLQSNIQYITRFCNPSRLMTGEDGYYFTNLCCAVAFIEKLDGQSLNLSSEEFELYMSGQVSPQWPQATGAFSCSSSSTALSQVHKRLDLLTGLGERQERVMEKARKLESDLIDWTDEVEQKVQSVLESFPAENQSPTAGTASGTASAAASAIDSDNVENELLPPPLQPQVFAG; via the exons ATGGCAACACTGCTTGGCAGGGCCTGTGCTCGAAATGCTGGCGAGAGGAAAATCAGcgtgaaaagcaaaaacagattcAAGAAGACTGGGCACTTGCTGAaag gctgcagagagaggaagaggaagcttATGCAAGCAGACACCAGAGGGCCCAATCACAACCTACCATCACACCCTTTAGCAAATTcgaagaaagaaaaaccaagGAGAAGTCCAGCAAAGTTAACACCGTCACAAAGTTTTTCACTCCTTCCACAAAAACACCACcaaaaaaag GATATGAGTGCCGATGAGCTGTCAGAGTGTGTGCAGGACTTCTACCAGAACCTCTCAGAACGCCTGCATTCCCAGTTCAAAG GTTCGACAGATCATGTAGAGAGCATCATGGATGAAGTAGAGAAGTACATGATGACTCACCTCTACAAGGAAGTTTTCTGTCCTGAAACTACAGATGATGAGAAGAAAGACTTGACCATTCAGAAGAGAATCAG AGCATTGCACTGGGTCACCATTGAGATGCTCTGTGTTCCTGTAGATGAGGAGATCCCTGAAGTATCAGACAGTGTAGTCAAAGCCATCACAG ATGTGATTGAAATGGATTCTAAGCGCGTTCCCAAGGAAAAGCTGGCATGCATCACTCGTTGCAGTAAACACATCTTCAATGCTATCAAAGTCAGCAAGAAAGAGGCTGCGTCCGCTGACGACTTCCTCCCAACACTCATCTACATCGTGCTAAAAGCAAACCCCCCACGACTGCAGTCCAACATTCAGTACATCACTCGTTTCTGCAACCCCAGCAGACTCATGACCGGAGAGGATGGTTATTACTTCACTAATCTG TGCTGTGCAGTAGCCTTTATTGAGAAGCTGGATGGTCAGTCTCTGAACCTGAGCTCCGAAGAGTTTGAGCTCTACATGTCGGGCCAGGTGTCCCCACAGTGGCCACAGGCCACTGGAGCCTTCTCCTGTTCCTCAAGCAGCACAGCTCTCAGTCAAGTGCACAAACGGCTGGACCTGCTAACAGGGCTTGGGGAGAGGCAGGAGCGAGTCATGGAGAAGGCTCGCAAGCTGGAGAGTGACCTCATTGACTGGACCGATGAAGTAGAGCAGAAGGTGCAGAGCGTTTTGGAAAGTTTTCCAGCAGAGAACCAAAGCCCAACTGCAGGAACAGCTAGTGGGACAGCatctgcagcagcatcagcaatCGACTCTGATAACGTGGAGAATGAGCTCCTGCCCCCACCCCTGCAACCACAAGTGTTTGCTGGTTGA